Below is a genomic region from Marinobacter salarius.
GAATCCTCGGAAACTGCAATTGGGTTATGCCATGGAGGATATTTCCGATGCGCTCGAGTTTCTGGACATGGATTCGGTCCCCGACTACGTCAGGCAGTATTTCGATACCGCGATAGCGGCACTCGAGAAATACCAGGCTTCGGTCAACGAGCTGCTGGTTCAGCAAAAGGCGATGATCCGAACAAAGGAAGACAGGCTTGACGTACTCGGCCCCCAAATCACTGACATGGCGAGGAATCTTGAGAAAGAGGTTTTTGCCTCCCTCGAAACCGTGGCCGACGAAGCGGAAGCAGAGACCGAGACGGCACTCAACCTGACACTCGCCGCATTCGTTGCGTCTGTCGTTCTGGGCCTGGTGGTCGCCCTGCTGATGAGCCGTATGATGGGCAACAGCGTCAAGCGTGCCCGGTCAGAAATTCTGGGTTACCTGGAAAACATTGGAAATAACGAAGGCGACGTTTCTACCCGGCTGACCAAGGGCCGCCCTGACGAGATTGGCGATTTTATCTCAGCGGTCAATGCCTTCCTGGAAACCCTGGAAGACATCATTTCCCGGATTGTCGAGTCGTCCCGGCGTCTCAGTACGGAATCCGAGTCGTTGTCTGGCATTACAAACAGCACCACAGCCAATGCCGAACAACAACGGGACCAGGTGACTCAAGTTTCGGCGGCGATGCAGGAAATGGTCTCCACCTCCGACGAAATCGCGTCCAACACCAGTGACACGGATGAATCCGCACGCCAGGCCGCCGAGCTGGCAGGAACCGGCCAGGAAACGGTGTCGACCGCGGTTAAATCCGTTTCCCGACTCGCAGAACAGGTCGAGGCAGGGTCAAAGCGCATCCAACGGCTTGAGCAGGAATCCGGTGAGATCGGTAACGTACTGGACGTTATTCAGGCTATCGCAGAACAAACCAACCTCCTCGCCCTCAATGCCGCCATCGAAGCAGCACGTGCGGGAGACGCAGGCCGTGGGTTTTCGGTGGTTGCTGATGAGGTCCGGGGGCTTGCCAAGCGGGTTCAGGATTCAACGGTCGATATCGAGCGAATCGTCTCGAATCTGCAAAGCGGTGCCGCCGGCGCGGTGGTTGATATGAGCAAGGCCAAACAGATGGCCTCTGAAGCCAGTGAAGAAGCCGGCAAGTCTGGCGCTGCTCTGTCAGAAATTATGGCGGCCGTAAACCGGATTGTGGATATGACAACGCAGGTTGCAAGTGCCACTGAGCAACAGCGGGCGACCGCTGCTGAGATGACTCAGAACGTGGAGGCCAGTAGTAGTGCCATCGACAAGCTCACCGACGATATTGCCCACGTTAACCAATCCAGCAATTCCCTGGCGGAGATGGCGGAAGACCTTAACGGCCTGGTGCGTCGCTTTAAAACGTCAAACTAGGACCCTTTTTCGCTTGTGTTAACTGCGTCATGGGCGACATGTTCAATTACTGATACTTTCAATACTCAAACAATAGCTATAAATACAGCGTATCAGGGAGAGATTCACCCATGAGCCATTCACGTTTTACCAGGATGCCCGGCTTTCTCGCGGCGCTGACGGTGTCCTTTTGTGCAGTCGCTCAGGCCGATCCTGCCGACACCATCTTTGCTGCTGAAAATGCCCTCTACGGTGCTGGCTATGATATTGGCAAGGCCGATGGGTGGATGGACGACACCCTGCGCTCGGCCATCCGGAAGTATCAATCCGGTCGAGAGGGGTTGCAGGCCACTGGCGATCTGGACCCACAAACGTTGTCTGCCCTGGGAATCGCCGTTAAGGATGGCGATGCCGTGACTGGCAACAGCGCGCGAAGCCGTGAGGGGGCAATGGCTGACGCGGGAATCAGCAAGCAGCGTTTCGGGTCACCCAGTGCAAAACAACCCATTGCGGCTGCGCCTGAACCGGAGGTTAAGCCGGAGCCAGTGCCAGTATCGACTGAAGCGCCAACCTTGGAAGAAGAATCAGCACCTGCTCCGGAGACCATCGTAGC
It encodes:
- a CDS encoding methyl-accepting chemotaxis protein — encoded protein: MVSTSDEIASNTSDTDESARQAAELAGTGQETVSTAVKSVSRLAEQVEAGSKRIQRLEQESGEIGNVLDVIQAIAEQTNLLALNAAIEAARAGDAGRGFSVVADEVRGLAKRVQDSTVDIERIVSNLQSGAAGAVVDMSKAKQMASEASEEAGKSGAALSEIMAAVNRIVDMTTQVASATEQQRATAAEMTQNVEASSSAIDKLTDDIAHVNQSSNSLAEMAEDLNGLVRRFKTSN
- a CDS encoding peptidoglycan-binding domain-containing protein codes for the protein MSHSRFTRMPGFLAALTVSFCAVAQADPADTIFAAENALYGAGYDIGKADGWMDDTLRSAIRKYQSGREGLQATGDLDPQTLSALGIAVKDGDAVTGNSARSREGAMADAGISKQRFGSPSAKQPIAAAPEPEVKPEPVPVSTEAPTLEEESAPAPETIVATNDKPVIQPETELAQDSKPKPQIAEEPETEPVAVAAVEEPSAMEKPQTIDEPSIVEETSTVEELSTVDAEPSVALNVPSEATEETSTDVDYQLPEEPTASGNPEISESSQATSSTSDNTSESTTVAKSSGGFFSSLFDFLFGWLI